The proteins below come from a single Fusarium verticillioides 7600 chromosome 3, whole genome shotgun sequence genomic window:
- a CDS encoding hypothetical protein (At least one base has a quality score < 10) — MNVLRKIGNLIAPPPQQAEDGRDQWPSRTAYLLASCGGAVGMGNMLRYPSQVYNNHGLQWFVPYLMAVFLLAIPAMALEIAAGNAYRGGTVVAYNSISRRMKGIGFSLNYVGFVVVIYFVPILAWAMVYFQKSFTNNLPWAGDTENWFMYEAVGAVDPDKSGQWVVYPGIALNGRLVSWNAFTWFTVWLCMFRGVGLTGRVVYFTMGLPVIMGIILIGRGVSLPNASEGIKLYFASWHSSKLAGTKIWRDAVGQVFFSTGVGFGYYTAYASYNRKFANAAQDAVIIVLFNSSFEALVAFAVFGIVGYLGMRPEETGEIGSYGLGFMTYPEAFVEMPASGFFSVIFFFTIMLLGISSSFAMLDAAMTLILDSPFARNWSRPWVATTMVTICFLLSLPHCTEFGYFFMDGIDRWINNIGLVFVVWAECVGATTLYRFEDVVGQVGMPSFVLYNVGFLGGQLLGIIVGHTATPWAGAIAGFGLYFICLAASLFLAKTPDAHGAPRLLSKNKLTSVFYYVAFYSGNQLRHDLNSVIGNGKNWSLPFLWAPMLRYVSGPILAIIFSLAYPSFEEVKNDPLYILGFIVAHLLLVWCVIGFVFPRWFNVFVVPERRDDWKQPYAPNVLRGTTEGEEATKAETGMSSGDASMSNKGVKA; from the exons ATGAACGTGCTACGCAAAATTGGAAATCTGATAGCCccgcctcctcaacaagcagaagACGGTCGCGATCAATGGCCCTCGCGAACAGCCTACCTCCTCGCCTCGTGCGGTGGCGCAGTAGGCATGGGAAACATGCTACGGTATCCATCGCAAGTATACAACAACCACGGCCTACAATGGTTCGTACCATACCTAATggccgtcttcctcctcgccattCCCGCCATGGCCCTTGAAATTGCCGCAGGGAACGCTTATCGCGGCGGAACCGTAGTGGCGTACAACTCTATCAGTCGACGGATGAAAGGAATCGGCTTTTCACTCAATTACGTCGGTTTCGTCGTTGTTATTTACTTCGTCCCGATTCTAGCGTGGGCTATGGTTTACTTCCAGAAGTCTTTTACGAATAACTTGCCTTGGGCGGGTGATACAGAGAACTGGTTCATGTATGAAGCAGTTGGTGCTGTTGATCCTGATAAGTCTGGTCAATGGGTTGTGTATCCGGGTATCGCACTCAACGGTCGTCTTGTTAGCTGGAATGCATTTACCTGGTTCACTGTCTGGCTCTGCATGTTTCGAGGAGTCGGCCTTACCGGACGCGTCGTCTACTTCACCATGGGCCTCCCGGTCATAATGGGTATTATCCTCATCGGACGCGGTGTATCACTTCCCAATGCCAGCGAGGGCATCAAGCTCTATTTCGCCAGTTGGCATAGCTCAAAACTCGCGGGGACCAAAATCTGGCgtgatgctgttggtcaAGTCTTTTTTTCGACAGGAGTCGGATTCGGATACTACACAGCATATGCCTCGTACAACCGCAAATTCGCCAACGCAGCTCAAGATGCAGTCATTATCGTCCTGTTCAACTCGTCCTTCGAAGCCCTGGTTGCGTTTGCAGTTTTCGGTATCGTTGGATATCTCGGTATGCGCCCCGAAGAAACCGGCGAGATTGGAAGCTATGGACTCGGCTTCATGACGTATCCCGAGGCCTTTGTCGAGATGCCTGCTTCGGGCTTCTTttccgtcatcttcttcttcaccatcatgcTACTCGGTATTAGCTCGTCCTTTGCTATGCTGGATGCAGCCATGACGTTGATCCTCGATTCCCCATTTGCCAGAAACTGGAGTCGTCCTTGGGTTGCTACCACCATGGTCACGATTTGCTTCCTCCTTTCGCTTCCTCACTGTACAGAGTTTGGTTACTTCTTTATGGATGGAATTGATCGATGGATCAATAACATTGgcctcgtcttcgtcgtttGGGCAGAGTGTGTTGGTGCGACTACTCTATATCGAtttgaggatgttgttggtcaGGTCGGGATGCCTTCATTTGTCCTGTACAATGTTGGTTTTCTGGGTGGTCAACTGCTCGGTATCATTGTCGGTCACACTGCGACTCCTTGGGCCGGTGCCATTGCTGGCTTCGGGCTCTATTTTATTTGTCTGGCTGCTTCATTATTCCTTGCAAAAACACCAGACGCTCACGGTGCACCGAGATTACTGTCCAAGAACAAGCTGACCTCCGTCTTTTACTACGTTGCCTTTTACTCG GGCAACCAACTAAGACACGATCTCAACTCAGTTATCGGCAATGGTAAAAACTGGTCCCTCCCCTTCCTCTGGGCACCAATGCTACGATACGTCTCGGGGCCGATCCTGgctatcatcttcagcctggCCTACCCCAGCTTCGAGGAAGTCAAGAATGATCCTCTATAcatccttggcttcatcgtCGCGCATTTGTTACTTGTATGGTGTGTGATTGGTTTTGTCTTTCCCAGGTGGTTCAACGTATTTGTCGTTCCTGAGCGTCGTGATGACTGGAAGCAGCCGTATGCTCCCAATGTCCTTCGAGGGACAACTGAGGGTGAGGAGGCCACCAAAGCAGAGACTGGTATGTCCAGTGGAGATGCCAGTATGTCGAACAAAGGTGTCAAGGCGTGA
- a CDS encoding catalase, whose amino-acid sequence MSNPVYTLAEGQPVRDPSVSTTLPVFGGGGLTTLGDTLLLETLAHFSRERIPERVVHAKAAGAWGEFEVTNPEIAQLTCAKFLDTAGKKTQVLFRLSTTGGEKGSADTVRDVRGFSVKFFTEEGNYDIVGNHVPVFFVRDPMRFPSLNRSHKRHPATNRPDATMFWDFHVNQPESVHTLMHLFGSRGLPDSIRRVTGFGVHTFKLIDSSGRPRYCKFHFRPETGHTSFASAEEAEKKAGANADYHTEDLWDAIARGEYPVWKLYVQVMEPERAETFGRALFDITKIWSHKDFPLIEVGKMTLNKNPDNYFAEIEQAAFSPSNLVPGIAMTPDPMLQARMFAYPDAQRYRLGSNYAQLPPNRPIAPVYAPFVRDGITTTKNYGGDPNYVRSTLSPGVTTQSITQITHHERIAANALLGLNEIPVDDEDFVQPRDLWRRVFDDAEKEKFVGNVVGSLAGTPAPLREAVVAMFSKVDGEIGQRMMAKIKEDATHL is encoded by the exons ATGTCTAACCCTGTGTATACTTTGGCCGAGG GTCAGCCTGTTCGGGACCCCTCAGTGAGCACTACCCTCCCCGTctttggcggcggcggtctCACAACTCTTGGTGacacccttctccttgagacTCTGGCCCATTTCAGTCGAGAGCGCATCCCTGAACG AGTCGTTCACGCCAAAGCTGCTGGTGCCTGGGGTGAATTCGAGGTCACAAACCCTGAAATCGCTCAATTGACTTGcgccaagttcctcgacaccgctggcaagaagactcAAGTTCTCTTCCGTCTGAGTACTACTGGTGGTGAGAAGGGCAGCGCCGATACTGTTCGCGATGTCCGAGGTTTCTCTGTCAAGTTCTTTACTGAGGAAGGAAACTACGACATTGTCGGGAACCATGTT CCTGTCTTCTTTGTCCGCGATCCCATGCGATTCCCTTCATTGAACCGAAGCCACAAGCGACATCCCGCCACCAACCGACCTGATGCTACCATG TTCTGGGACTTTCACGTCAACCAACCCGAGAGTGTCCATACCCTAATGCATCTCTTCGGTAGCCGCGGTCTTCCCGACTCCATCCGCCGCGTCACCGGCTTCGGCGTTCacaccttcaagctcattgaCAGCTCTGGCCGTCCCAGATACTGCAAATTCCACTTCCGTCCCGAGACTGGCCACACCAGCTTTGCatctgctgaagaagctgagaagaaggctggtgCTAATGCTGATTACCATACTGAGGATCTCTGGGATGCTATTGCCCGTGGCGAGTATCCTGTCTGGAAGTTGTATGTTCAGGTCATGGAGCCTGAGAGGGCTGAGACCTTTGGTCGCGCTTTGTTCGATATTACAAAGATTTGGTCTCATAAGGACTTTCCTCTGATTGAGGTTGGAAAGATGACCTTGAACAAGAAC CCCGACAACTACTTTGCTGAGATTGAGCAAGCTGCTTTCTCACCATCAAACCTGGTCCCTGGTATCGCCATGACTCCCGATCCTATGCTTCAGGCTCGCATGTTCGCCTACCCCGACGCTCAACGATATCGTCTCGGCTCCAACTACGCCCAACTCCCTCCCAACCGCCCTATCGCACCCGTCTACGCGCCCTTCGTCCGCGACggcatcaccaccaccaagaactaCGGCGGCGACCCTAACTACGTCCGAAGCACTCTCAGCCCCGGCGTCACCACTCAATCCATCACTCAGATCACACACCACGAGCGTATTGCTGCCAACGCACTTCTCGGTCTGAATGAGATCcccgttgacgatgaggactttGTTCAGCCTCGGGATCTGTGGAGGAGAgtctttgatgatgctgagaaggagaagtttgTGGGTAATGTTGTTGGAAGCTTGGCTGGTACACCTGCTCCTTTGAGGGAGGCTGTCGTTGCTATGTTTAgcaaggttgatggtgagattggCCAGCGAATGATGGCCAAGATTAAGGAGGATGCTACTCACCTTTAG